CGCCCACAGTTGCATGTCCTTCGCGttcaatgaatgcaaatttacCCCCGACTGGCATGCGGCCAAGTTGGGCAAAAAGAATAATATAGAGCGGTGGGGGGGAGTGGCCAGCTTAAATGGCGGAAACGAAATACAAGTAGAGGACAAACGGAAGCGAACAGCGTCCAAGGGCGGGTCCAAGGGTCACACAATTTGCTGTCATACTTAACTGAAATTAGAACGTGATTAGATTTCATTTAAGCATTAAGCACAACTGACAGCCAGCATGACAGCCCCGAGTGGGCCGAGGTGGGGCTGACTGCAGAGAGGATGAAAATGATATTTTGAGCGGGCAAATTTATTGACAATTAGCTAGGAGGAGGGGAGGATGATGGTGATAGAGAAATGGACTCGGCACGGCGAACATTAATTATAACGTGCATAATTAACAAATCTGGCAATCAGTGGAGCAGCGTCTTTAACTCGCCGGGAATTAGAGCCCTACCCCcggcacacacagaaatacacCCGGAGAGAGCCCAATAAGCGTTTAATCAGAACCAAGGCCAAGTCTGTGTGGGGTGCCTGACCCATTCAGGCAGCGCTAATGAAAGCACAGCCGGCAGAAATTGGTTTACGGGCTGTTTACGCAAGTAGAAGTTATTAGTTGTGCTCGGATGGGGGATGGCGAATGGGGGATggcacccccacacacatctCTTGGCTAATTTGTGGTATTAATGACAGTTAAGCGGAGTGGACTCAAATAGCCTCATAATTGGCAAAGGCTTCAGCAAGCAATTCCTTGTCGTCGATGCAATTGGGATTATCAGATGGGGGGAGGCTGGCACTTACGGTGGATTTCCAAAGAATTGAGCAGAGTACCGGGAAggagccatcagccatcaacCCACTCTATCTCCCACTCTTTTGGCACCTGTCTGTGGACACACATCTCCAACTTTATCGCTACAAAGTTAGGCAAACACAAATCGATTAGTTCAAAAGTTCAGGCCGTTGTTCAACGTTCGAAGGCCAGAAGTCAAATTGTGTCAACTGCTTGGGCgtcgcaaaacaaaaaaaagaaacaagaaaatatgTCAAGGCTGCTCTGCCGGAGATCCgggcatccacacacacactcaaccgtgtgtggctctgtgtcgtgctacaagcaaaacaaattgcctTTGAGGCAGACGATTGACGATTGCCGGATTGGACGACGTTGTTGGTCTTTTGATTTAGTCGCTGGTGGGACGCTGCTTATTGAAatgcctgggcctgggcctggcacTGGGTCAGGTCAAAGGGAGGTGTATTTGAATTGTAAAGCAGGATGCTTGATGGCTGTATCTGTAAGGTGACAACTAACCCCGCCTGAGCCTTGACATCTACACATTTACATTATCTTCTCAggcagaaaattaaaatcttACCCAGAGTTTGCCTCATCATTGCCTCTGATTATGGAAACACTATCCGGGCATGTACCCAGTCAGACCCCTTGGGCTCTCACTCCTTGTAGTTCTTCAATTACTTTGCATAAATGTGATGCGACACGGAGCGACAACCTAATTAGCTTTCAGACATTGCTACatttcattaaacaaatggTCTCTGGTGTATAATTTTAATACGCAATTACCAGCATTCCAACGACACTCGATTGCCAGATAGTACCCCTACCATTTCCATCATGCTCTCGTGTTCATATTGCCCCCCACTTTCCCACTTTCCCCACTTTCCACTTCAACCTAAGCCGGagcaataaatttcatttgatgcTCGCTTTGCTGTCGAGTGTCGCGGAGGCTTAGGCCTAGGTTACCTTGACTCCTCAACCCCACAACGAGGagctttaaattatttgaCAATTTATGCGAAAATTATGTGCGAATTGAGCCGCACATCGCCCAGGCAACCCGCGAAAAACGAGCGATTTCTTTATTGCTCCGCCACcattaatcaatttatttagttGGCATGTTATGCCAGCTCACTATATCTAAGTGCAGATGTCCCATGGGTGTCTCGAATATCTCGCTGCGACGCCCGAGAAACCGCACAGATTGCACAACGGACAGCAGCCCAGGTACTGGCAGTGGAGTTGGgttaaaacgccattctgaTGGACCGGACACAAGGGAGGAGTGCCCAAATATAGCACAGCCTTGCCCAGAGCTGCGGAGTGAGTGATTAAAGTGTGTGGGGCGTGTCGCCGTCTCATTACTCACCGTGTGCCAAGTGTCGAAGAGCGTGTTTAATCGATTTGAGtggtttgtgtttcttttgatacttgaatttcattttcgaATTGGGTTTCAAAGGCGGAGACCAGACTAAAAAGGCACAGCATCCTCTGCTCCCTCTCACCCGTTTCCGCTTCTAATTGACACCACAAAAGCCGCGAGACGTCCGCCTCAATTACATTTCTTAATCATTTTGACGCCTGGCTGAAAGAGCGGGCGGAACTTCCGCTCCAGCTCGGAAATGGGCGATGTAATGCCTTGTCTTATCCCGGTTGAATTattcaaatgttttaatttgtggCTAATTATTTGATTAGCGTTTTCGGTGGCTGTTTGTGCGAAAATATTACACAGAATAAAAGGTAATCCAGAATCCggtgaaataaataattgattgttttgtggctgcagtTGTGCTGATTTATTTACGCTATTAATAGCTGGAATTCGTTGTGGATCCGCTTACGCACATTATATGCCCATTCGATTGCACAACTCGATCCAAGGACTAAGCCCTCGACTGTCTGTCATTTTTTATCCACTGTGTCCGCCTACCCTCTCAGCGCTTTTTTCCAAACAGTAATTACCACGGGCTCTATAATCATTTGTACATGGACAAAAACAACTTCCATTCCCGGtgcgcaaaataaaataaaaaagaagtTGCAGACTTTTAGGCGGGACAGAACAGATTCCCGTATATGTACAGGTGGAAGTTGCAAGGGGCGTGGACCGGTAGCcatggcagctgcaacaaaaacacatttaaaatgcaatcaatcAGCCAGAGCAAAGAAATAAGCGCCCCGCAGAAGTTGCGtaaaatcgaaattaatttgtgtgcacatttatttatttattctttgaTTACCCCTTAAACAGTTTCGCCCATGCggaaaatgcattaataaaCTTTTTCTCCACTGACccttcatttaattaaattcaatattaatttgctgcagcaggaggctATTTTAACAGTCAGTTTCAAATTGTAAATCAATTATTCATCGGCAAACAAGTTTATATTTAACTTGAGGTGCAAATATTCAGCTCTATTTTCCGCTACTTCTACCATTAAAAGTTGTTTACAAGTAAGTAATGATTCTGATTTAAACCCACCGCGAATCCTGTGCAGTTAGATAATTTCTGCAGACCGATTGGCAATTTGCCGTCAAGATTATCATCTGCTTACCTCTTGGACATTAAGCAGTGCCTCGTTCATTAACCCATAAAGCTTCGCTGGATAATTGCCATTACCATTAACTGCCCTCGAGGCTTACGATCCGAATCCTCTTGAGCTTGACAGCGGCAACAAAGCCTTCACCGGACCCGGAAGCTCTGTCTTGTTTCAGCCATCACTTCATCATTCCCTTCgttccagccagccaaccacaCACTTTAACAATTATTGCCAACCACATGGACATGTGCCCAGACAAGGACATGGGCATGGACACGAGCAGCATCGAGACGGAGATTTACACAGGCCCAGACATGGAGCCAGAGAGCCGAGTCAGATACGGGGAGTGCATGTAATGTGCTCaatttttcgcattttgcaCATCCGTCGGGCGGAGCAGGGCAAAGCAAAGCCGAATGGCCACCTGCCAGccataataatattaaacaatatatataaatcaCTCAGCTgtctgggcagcagcaacagcagcagcaaaaaatcagcaagcaaaaaagaaacgccTGAGAAAATAAGTCGAGCAAAGGCGAGGCAAAGTGTCGGCTGCTCCAACCGGGTTCGGACCGAGTGGCACAGAGTGGATagcaaaaggaggagcaggaggaggaggaggaaacaCGGCTCGGACAGGAGGAGAGTTTCATAAAAATTTACCGCCATAATGCTTATTTTAAAAGTCAATATGTTCGGTGCCTGTTATTTTAACACCCATCGTGTTCAGGTGCCACCGGTCCGACATCCTCGTTCTCGTCGTCGACGGTCACATCCGTTTGTGAAAGTACGAGACAAGcgacaggagcaacagcagcagcaggagcagcaggagcaggagccagagcaAAATGTCAGTGGCCAACGTCACAgcccacaacacacaacataaacataaagtGAAAAGTTGGGCGAggcaagagggaaaaagaaaataagttGGAAGGTCCACAGCACACTCCCACCCGCACCCCATCCAGCAGCCTTGTCGAGGCCATCTAAAGCCAAGCGTCACATGTCGCCAGGATGCGACGGAGAGAGGAGCTCGTTGTTCATATCCTGGGCTGTCGTCCGTTTATGTGACATGATTATgtgcaaaaagtgcaacagGCAACCAACCGAGTAAGCCGCCCCCACACATCCGAGACACCTGACCTGAAAGTAGCCCTCGAGCGAGGCGAGGGTggggcacgggcactggcacGGGCACAAGCGCCAGCTGGGGCATCTCTCACCTCTGTTGACAGGCCGGTAGCCTGGTGGAGCTTACACGTGATTTTTCAACCCAATCTCGCACTCGGAAATTATGGAAAGGGTCAGAGATGTCACCCACAAACACCCTTTTGAGCATTCCGTAACCGTAATCAGCTCGGAGTAAAGCCCAACCGCTTGATTATCAGCCTCaaggcagcagccccaactaGCGCTTAAGCTGATCCTAGCAACGGTTTGCACTGAAAATCTTCCAAAAAGAATTATGATTGTCCAAAGAAGGGCTTGTTAAAGAGTGTAAGTTGAGGCAGTATCAAAACATCTctcacatttatttacaataaAGTAAgggctgtggggctgtggAGGTAGCCAGCTGGCAGTAAATAGGATTCTGTATCAGAGGATCTGCAAAGCCGCTTCCAGCTGGTCTGACACTTCCAGAACTCAAAGGATCTCTGCACGATGACCTGAAGAAAGTAAAACTCTACCTTAAAAAGACATAAAACTGTGCTCGTGCTCAGATATGATTCAGCTTTTTCTCCTTTGATTTAGCTCTTGCATTTACTGAAGACTGAAGACCTACAAATTGCATCAGTCAAGTTTTACACTGTGTCCAATTGGTTTTCCTCCTAGTTCCAACATGACGCATATGTTGCCTATGTTGTACGCGTAATATAAGTGAGATCATCGAGCTGATTTTGTATAGCATTACAGCAGGCTAATTTACCTATGAGAATGCAACTGATTCATGCGAAATTCATGCGAAAACACTTCAAAAATGATTACATTCAATCTTGCAGAATGGACCACTGCGTCTTCGGACAATTGAGTCACAGCAGAACAAGTTCTTCCACATGTGGGGTACTCCTCGCTATGCAATCGCATAACCTGCTTGTCGCTCGCGCATAAAAGCTTAATCTGCGGCACTCTGCTGATAAAGCGCTCATCGAGCTCAGTACGAAATCAGCGTCCAGTCCGAAGAGTAGCGTCCCCTTGCGAAGTTTCTaacaaaacattaaatttaaagatgagcGCTCTGAAGAGATCTCTGGGCTTGACCATTGCCTATTGTCTATTGCTTTCTGTACTTGTGCCATGTGCAGTCGGCTTACCAAGGTCTTTCGATGACACTGACCAATACGACGACAGCAACGACCCATATGGGATTTCTTTTAATACAATGTCAACCCCCGCAGCAGAATCGTCAACTGTGAGGAACGAGGTAAGGCCTGAATGAGTTGGCTCTCTGGATAATCAGCAGTTTGTTCATCCACAGGATCGATTCATCGATCTCTCACAGTCCAACCAATGCGGTAAATCTGCCAGTGGTATTGTACTCAGAGATCCAACCCTCAATACGACGTATCAATCGGAGTACGGCGAATTCCCCTGGATGACAGCGATCTACCACAACGGTCACTTTATTGCCGCGGGCACGCTGATTCGACTGGATGTTGTCCTAACGTCAAAGGAGTCAATACAGAGCATACCGCTGCAGGAACTTCAAGTGGTCGCCGGCGCCTGGGACCTGCGACGCTCGGTGGAAAAGTATTCCAAGCTCAATCGCTCTGTGATTGATGTTGCAGTTCGTGGAAGTCTTGCCATGCTTTTTCTGAGCACGCCCTTCTTCAATCCGCCGAGCATTCAGCCAgtctgcctgccgctgccagggACTGTCTTTACCGAGAGCGACTGCAAGACGATAGGCTGGAGTCAGCCCGACACCGTCACCAGCCAGTCCGACATACTCTGGTTCAGAAAGAACGTTGTCATGCCACGAGAGGATTGCGAAAGCCAATACGATTTCCAGGGCAACAGGTCAACCCTGGAGCCCGGCTTCTTCTGCGCGGTGGATGTGTCCAACGATACTAGCCCTCTGAACAGTGGCGCTGGTCTTTTCTGTATAAATGAATCCACCAGAAATTCAGTTATGGCAGGCATGGCCCTCacaagcaggagctggaacTTCGAGAATCGGCCAGCTCTCTTTGCCAATATATCGCACTATGTGGAATGGATTCAGAGCGAATTGACTGAGGACGAGACGAACTAAAGTCTACCTTTATTTAATGGAAGCCAAGCATGTTTATTTGCACTTGATAGTCTGTCTATCAGCGCATTGAACCGTGCGAATTTCGTCTGGCAGTTTCTTAGATTTAAGGTTGGTAGTGCTGTGCATTCTGGGACTTGTTTTCTAAAGAACGAAATTAATAAACCATTAAATACAATCTAAATATTAAATCGATCAAAGAATACTTATACATATTAACTCTTTATATAAATTTAACTGTTTAGAGTTAATGCTGAGAAATTATTGTGACGAGACCATTTCCGAAACCCTATTTGAGAGCTTGGCTTAAGAAATTGGGCGTCGGTCGCTCTTCTCTTGGTGACGGCACGCGTATTTTTtcaccgaaaaaaacaaacaaagagagaggcatACAAAAGCACAATGTGAAATTCGATTTTTGGCCAGATGGCCGCGATCGCTTTGGGTctgaggtttttgttttcgttgggCGGTGGGGCGTAGTACAGTTAgctgctctttgctgctcGCCTGTTCAATTAGCAAactatttaaaatgttttaaactTTTTCAGGCTGTGTGTTGGCAAGTTTTATGAACaatataaaaacatttataagAAGAGGAGTGACATACCCCCCCGAGCACCCTACCGTGTGGGGGTGGCGGAGCCGAAAGCGTGGCATACTAAAATTGcccttctttttgctgctctctgcctccctctTTACGATTGTCCATCCGTCCCGCTCTCAACTCTGCTACGGCGTAGCTGTAAATCCGTAAAACTCTAGGAAATACGGTATTATTTTGTACTAATTCGAATAGGCGAGCAGCTTTCTACAGAGAGATGCGTCTGTACGTCACTTGGACGAGGCCCTGATACCCGtgcacacatttacatacactcatacatatacacacacgtCTAGTACAATTGTGTTTCGTCagtgtgttgtttgctttgtgtaTCGCATCGCTCTggtgtctgtctctggcaaTGAGTTAATGTATTTATGCGATACGTTGGGACTCTTCGCAGAGCTTTATACtcatttgtttaaacaataaatgcactgagagaaatttttttttgacttttgctttccaaatataaaataacttaaaaagaaaaaagtataGGTTCTTAGCTGCTCCTACAgaatgtaaaaaatgttttatctaagacttttcgtttcttttacCTTAATTTCTTCAAGTGCAAAGCCATTTACAAATCACGTTTATCCAAAAATCAAGAGACCGGTGAGATACAGACGCCTCCACTTGATCACTGAACGCCTGGGATTTTGGATAAATGGTCAGCGTTGAAAAGCGGCACCGAAAGTACTTTTCAGAGATCCATAGAAGATCGGCCGCCAGCCCTAACCAGCGGCATGACAAAACATTTCCAGAGAACAACCTAAAACGCCTCGCAGCCCCCACTTTGATTCCGCTCCAGCTGCGCGTGTGTGTCATTACTTATCAACTGTGGGTCGGTCTTGCCGCGTGCCGCTGTACGTCACACGCTGGCAGccccagtaccagtaccagccacagccccagtcCCCGCCCCACCGAGAACCGACCTATCCACTTATCCACTTGAGCGAAGCGTGTGAATTGCATTCGACAAACGACTTTCAAACGCTTTCTGGGCGCTTGTTACAAAAAGTTTATAATTTCgtatttaacaaaaaaattaatgttttataACTTGAGTGGGGAGGCGAACCAAAGTTTATAAACATTTCCAGAGCCCCCTCTTTATGGGCATCCAAAGAATaataaatacagaaaaataCTATAATTTTCCATAgtcatatttttttgtatgtacaaaaatgaattttcaaatgaacatacatatgtacattcattcgtacatacatatgtatgtacatatgtatatgggatCGGTTTAGCAACAAATAGAGATAGTTTCTacttcattttaatttatgtactATTTACGAGTACTTATTAAAGTTAAGTCATATGGTAGTCCGAACATTATTCGTTCATTaagtttacatatgtacatatgtatgtacataagtgtgtACACATCaacacatgtgtatgtaagCAATTATTCGCCGTCCAGCGGGGCTGATGTCATCAAAACCATGAGAAGGGGCGTCGGTCTGACGAGTATTAAAAATTGACTCAGACAGCTTTCTTCCATCTCCCTCGCACAAGTCTCGAAACCGAATACGAATTCGAAACGTAACTACCGCTGACGTCAGCTGTGtgtgctccgctctgctctccgcCGCCTCTCTCTCGACAACACATTCgtgggctctctctctcggtcaACGATCTTCAAAATTTGGAGCCGCAAAAGTTCAATGAACCACCGAAAAAGAGAGCGCTGGCAAAGCAATCAGCTTGCTACTGCcgctgttcgcctggtacccGCAACAGGCGTCTGATTTTTCTTTCTATCGTGGAGCGGTGGTTTGTGCAGCGATCGTCGGCAAAGGTGGGTCAGGGGCGTTTCCCTGAACGTGACACTGTTGGCGGCCATTTACCTTGGGGCTCGAGGGCTGTCCACGGCGGAGCGTTGAACCTTGAGCGGGGTCAATGTGAGGCGGATGCCCTCGGAACGGTCTCGCCCTCGCCGAAAAGTAAAATCGAAGCCCAAAACTGGGTCAAGTGAAGCGCTAGCAGCTGCGAGGGCATCACACCAGGGCGAGCGAGAGCTCCAGGGCCGAAACCGAGttcactttcgttttttatgtAGAAATCGATAGCTGGCTTTGCTCGGGGAACAGGCGCGCAGAGACCACCGCAGTCAGATAAACGTCAACCCAGAGCGAGGGCCGACTACAGTTGTGCGTATGAAACAAATTGTATCTGTGTCTACAAGTGTGTAGGACGCaccctccacctccacctccagtcGACCAATGCTGTTGCGCTCTCGACGACAATCCGAGTAACAGTGTgtcagtccgtccgtccgttcgtctgcCGACTTCACTCTCGCTTTCAAAACATGATCGATAATATACAGGCAGCGGCTACCAGGCCAGCATAATAACCCAGCTGCTGCGCTGCACTCCACCACTTTACTCACTCCATTTCTTGTGACCtcgtttttctgttgctgctgctgctgctgctgtttctgttgttgctttgtttcatttcgttcatttcgttgttgcttctcttttgctttgctgctgaaAACTTAAACAATGGAGTCGTCCCACaaagggagaggaagagggcGACAAGAGCAAATCTGACGCTATGTCGGTTAATACGattacatacaatatatcGAAATGAACTGATAGAATGGTGGAATGGAATGTGCATTAACGGGTATTAGTATGTTGCCTGTAAATTATAGggattatatttaaatacaaataatacaaacaTTTATGCAAGTTAAATGTTTGATCCTATTAGTAATTATATTCCCTAGTACTCGACTtctgtgtgtgaaaaaattgacatttacattcattttatgtttgtatttgcagacctgtattttttatatttatttataaatcacAATCATTCTATAAGCCCTTCTGCTGATTATGGGCTCCACACAGATACgactgttttgttgttgctttagCCACCTTCAGTGTTTATTGTATCCATTGTGAAGCGCGCTTCGCTTCTGGTTTTCCAAGGTTTTCCAGTTCGATCAGACAACAAGCTCAAGGTTTCCTTGATATAAACTGACTGCCAAGttagtggcagcagcggcagcggcggcgttGCTGGCCCTCTTCTGTTGGCCTGGCCAAAATAGAACAGCAACGGTTTCTAAATAGTCAAATCCGTCGCCAGCCAGCGACTGCTCTCGCCAGCCAGGCCACCGCCGACCCATACAATTCTCATTTTCGGCAAAACAAATAGTGTTTTGCTTACGCAAATTTGTACTGcccccagccaggcagccGGCTAGAGAGCCGGCCCGCGTATGTGATTAGTTTTTTCGTACTATTTCGAACCGGCGCGCAGCCCCGCGAGTagctgacgacgacgacgacgacgactacggcTGGGCagcatgaaatatttatgctgatACAAAACAACGAACGCGTACGCGTACGCAGCGCACGGCAACCAACCCAGCCAGCCGAGTGCCATTCAAATCGACGTGAAACAACAATTCAAGGTTAACCAGAAACAAACTGAAATCCAACAACGACAgctacaacgacaacgacaacgacaacggcgTTGTTGGCGATGAGCCCCAGTTGCCGAGTGGGGGATCGTCGCCGGGGCAATTGTTTCAACAGAACCCAAGCTCCTCTCAAACTAGAAACCGGTtattgtttcactttttttctgtCACAATTGTGCAGTCAGTGATCGTAGAATAAGTCTACAAGCTAGGACAATCCTGGCTCTcattttatgcaaaagtttCGATCTAAAAAGTCTGAGTTTAAATTTAAGAGTGTAGGTGGGGTGATGGTAAAGTAAGGAAAGGAATGAAGTTCAGTATTCTGCAGATCTGTATGAAAAGTGTGGccattacaaaaatatgtattacatatgtacatatgtacttatacatatacatacattcgaTCCCATAGTTTGTTTCTGTACTTTCTGCCAAACGACTCGTTCGACCTATGACTCAACCATCAGAGTTCATGTGGTGGTCATCTCTGCTATAGTTTTATGCTGACGGAaatcagtttctgtttctgcttctgtttctgcctaGCAGTTGGAGTTCAATGAACTCCACTGGGCACTGCCCAACCAACCTTTTGGCTTGCGGAGCAGCCGGCAGCACAGCTCGCTGGGCACCTGGTCGCTTGCCCCAACTCAATTTCCTAGATAGTTGATGGCATCTTTGCTGCTGGTAAGCGACAGGCCCCCTTATGA
The sequence above is a segment of the Drosophila subobscura isolate 14011-0131.10 chromosome U, UCBerk_Dsub_1.0, whole genome shotgun sequence genome. Coding sequences within it:
- the LOC117900994 gene encoding uncharacterized protein LOC117900994, coding for MKFKYQKKHKPLKSIKHALRHLAHALGKAVLYLGTPPLCPVHQNGVLTQLHCQYLGCCPLCNLCGFSGVAARYSRQFCLCYCFCGLCECVSVTQIYKKKKQNRSMSGAQNGCTKCQPQHN
- the LOC117901499 gene encoding phenoloxidase-activating factor 2-like encodes the protein MSALKRSLGLTIAYCLLLSVLVPCAVGLPRSFDDTDQYDDSNDPYGISFNTMSTPAAESSTVRNEDRFIDLSQSNQCGKSASGIVLRDPTLNTTYQSEYGEFPWMTAIYHNGHFIAAGTLIRLDVVLTSKESIQSIPLQELQVVAGAWDLRRSVEKYSKLNRSVIDVAVRGSLAMLFLSTPFFNPPSIQPVCLPLPGTVFTESDCKTIGWSQPDTVTSQSDILWFRKNVVMPREDCESQYDFQGNRSTLEPGFFCAVDVSNDTSPLNSGAGLFCINESTRNSVMAGMALTSRSWNFENRPALFANISHYVEWIQSELTEDETN